The Daphnia magna isolate NIES linkage group LG6, ASM2063170v1.1, whole genome shotgun sequence genome segment GCGCTCACGTGGCAGGAAGAAATAGGAGTGAATTTGATTCAATGGAACGACTGGATTAACGGGATACGTGGAGCCTTCGAATTACAACTGACCGAGAGTCAATGGCAAGCCATGGTGGAAGGACGAAAGCAGCTGCCTGACGAGTCGGGATCCACCTATGTGCTGGACAAAGTTAAGTTATGTCGTCGTCGGGCTGTTCCTCTCACGGATGCGGAACTGATCCCTTTCCTTATTCGAGGACTTCTTCACCCCGGGATACAGTCGGTTATGATGGGAAACCCCCCCATTTCGGTCAACGCTTTTCTTATCGAGATTCGCCGTCTAGAGAGCATTAGTGATTCGCCGGTCGGCTCAAGTGCTTCAAAAGAGACCGAGAAAATCTACGAAAAGACGCCCGAAAAGACCCGATCTACTGACTCGTTATTCCAGGCCATGGAGGCATTGACGAGTCAAGTGGCTGTTCTGACGCGTACAGTAAACCGTCCATCTTCTCCAGGTACACTTAAACCAGCAACCCGGCAAGTGACATTCGAGCAGCGTAACCCGACTCCTCG includes the following:
- the LOC123473785 gene encoding uncharacterized protein LOC123473785, coding for MDPNALNAALAALAANQQLQQQQMQQHQNLLTALTNRLLAVPAPGPPVVPPVPTVVVRAVLDVDVKYSGSTGESIQDWLQMVNRKALAENWVDGDKRRAAISSLFGKALTWQEEIGVNLIQWNDWINGIRGAFELQLTESQWQAMVEGRKQLPDESGSTYVLDKVKLCRRRAVPLTDAELIPFLIRGLLHPGIQSVMMGNPPISVNAFLIEIRRLESISDSPVGSSASKETEKIYEKTPEKTRSTDSLFQAMEALTSQVAVLTRTVNRPSSPDFLG